The following coding sequences are from one Myxococcales bacterium window:
- the prmC gene encoding peptide chain release factor N(5)-glutamine methyltransferase, whose translation MSSSPPSQRRPDWTILEVLGWTTQRFTERGLSTPRLDAELLIAHALDARRIDLYVRSNELLTGERLAAIRDVVRRRQEGESVAYITGEKEFWGLPYKVTPDVLVPRPDTETLVEALLERLPKDRPATVVDIGTGSGAIAVAVAKARPQAKVWATDQSAAALDVARGNAARNGVEISFHQGHLLAPVASHRPFDFVVANLPYIPTADIATLSLEVNREPRAALDGGPDGLDLIRELVAAAPAHLQPGGLLLLELGQGQAHAVVQACLAAGLEAPFVCKDLGGIERVVGARAST comes from the coding sequence GTGTCTTCCTCGCCCCCCTCTCAGCGCCGCCCAGACTGGACCATTCTCGAGGTGCTCGGGTGGACCACGCAGCGGTTCACCGAGCGGGGCCTTTCCACCCCGAGGCTCGACGCCGAGCTGCTCATCGCGCATGCGCTCGACGCCCGACGCATCGACCTTTACGTTCGCTCGAACGAGCTGCTCACCGGCGAACGCCTCGCGGCGATTCGGGACGTGGTCCGGCGGCGGCAAGAAGGCGAATCGGTGGCGTATATCACGGGAGAGAAGGAGTTCTGGGGCTTGCCTTACAAAGTGACGCCCGACGTGCTCGTGCCCCGCCCCGACACCGAGACCCTGGTCGAAGCGCTGCTCGAACGGCTGCCCAAAGACCGGCCCGCCACGGTGGTGGACATCGGCACGGGCTCCGGCGCGATCGCCGTCGCGGTGGCGAAGGCCCGCCCGCAGGCGAAGGTGTGGGCCACGGATCAATCGGCCGCCGCCTTGGACGTGGCCCGGGGCAACGCCGCTCGCAATGGCGTGGAGATCTCCTTTCACCAGGGCCATTTGCTGGCGCCGGTTGCGTCCCACCGCCCCTTCGATTTCGTCGTGGCCAACCTGCCCTACATCCCCACGGCCGACATCGCGACGCTCAGCCTGGAGGTCAACCGTGAACCTCGGGCGGCCCTCGACGGCGGGCCGGATGGGCTCGACCTGATTCGCGAGCTCGTGGCGGCGGCACCCGCGCACCTTCAGCCCGGCGGGCTCCTGCTGCTCGAGCTCGGTCAGGGGCAAGCCCATGCCGTGGTGCAAGCCTGCCTTGCCGCGGGCCTCGAAGCGCCCTTCGTGTGTAAGGATCTGGGTGGCATCGAGCGGGTGGTGGGCGCCCGCGCCTCGACCTGA
- a CDS encoding (2Fe-2S) ferredoxin domain-containing protein has product MAEPHLERHVFICTNRRDPANPKGCCASKGAEKVREAFKKAVFEEGLRATMRANAAGCLDQCEHGVTVVVYPEQVWYGSVTPDDVSEIVESHLKGGVPVERLRIR; this is encoded by the coding sequence ATGGCCGAGCCCCACCTCGAGCGACACGTTTTCATTTGCACGAACCGCCGCGACCCGGCGAACCCCAAGGGCTGCTGCGCCTCGAAAGGTGCAGAAAAGGTCCGCGAAGCCTTCAAAAAGGCAGTGTTCGAGGAAGGGCTCCGCGCCACCATGCGCGCCAACGCCGCGGGGTGTTTGGACCAGTGCGAACATGGGGTCACGGTGGTGGTCTACCCCGAGCAAGTTTGGTACGGCAGCGTGACCCCGGACGACGTCTCCGAGATCGTGGAGAGCCATCTCAAAGGCGGCGTCCCGGTCGAGCGGCTGCGCATCCGGTGA
- a CDS encoding HAD-IIB family hydrolase, with protein MSASEGQPEAWGPRLQPLTAMAPAACRALRGVAFDVDDTVTADGRLELEAYDALWRLARAGLRLIALTGRPLGWADVVARQWPVDVAVGENGAGWVYRAGPASAQFIEGYFDPPEVRADQQRRLAALCTEVARTLPDVLLASDQRARRCDVAFDVGETAAIAPATLARLQAAIEAAGARCSVSSVHAHAVFGTWDKARGLVRAAAEALGDDVAADRARWMFVGDSGNDAAAFAYFPLSVGVANVRAHLPRLPVPPAFVTDAPRGAGFAEAASWLLRHRAGAS; from the coding sequence ATGAGCGCGTCCGAGGGCCAGCCCGAGGCCTGGGGGCCACGCCTGCAGCCGCTGACGGCGATGGCACCGGCGGCGTGCCGGGCCCTGCGCGGGGTGGCTTTCGATGTCGACGACACCGTGACCGCCGACGGCCGGCTGGAGCTCGAGGCCTACGACGCCCTGTGGCGCCTCGCCCGGGCGGGGCTGCGCCTGATTGCGCTGACGGGGCGGCCCCTCGGGTGGGCCGACGTGGTCGCGCGCCAGTGGCCGGTGGATGTGGCGGTGGGCGAAAACGGCGCAGGCTGGGTGTACCGGGCGGGGCCCGCGTCGGCGCAGTTCATCGAAGGATACTTCGATCCTCCCGAGGTCCGGGCAGACCAGCAACGTCGTTTGGCCGCGCTCTGTACGGAAGTGGCCCGTACGCTTCCCGATGTGTTGCTGGCTTCGGATCAGCGGGCGCGCCGTTGCGATGTGGCCTTCGACGTGGGTGAGACCGCCGCGATCGCGCCGGCCACCCTCGCCCGCCTACAGGCCGCGATCGAAGCCGCCGGAGCGCGCTGCTCGGTCTCGAGCGTGCATGCCCACGCGGTGTTCGGCACGTGGGACAAGGCCCGCGGGTTGGTGCGCGCCGCTGCCGAGGCCCTGGGGGACGATGTGGCCGCGGATCGGGCGCGCTGGATGTTCGTGGGTGATAGTGGCAACGACGCTGCGGCGTTTGCGTATTTCCCGCTCTCCGTGGGTGTGGCGAATGTCCGCGCGCACCTGCCGCGTTTGCCCGTACCGCCCGCGTTCGTCACGGACGCGCCGCGGGGGGCCGGCTTTGCAGAGGCGGCGTCGTGGCTTCTTCGCCACCGCGCCGGGGCGTCATGA
- a CDS encoding alpha/beta fold hydrolase encodes MKARVRERSSGFMPAFGLRNAHVQTIWPSLLRRPPRLQLERLALPRPDGEGVVDLVSLPLRPGAPGVLLLHGLEGSARSPYVRGLLAAVEAAGWNGAVLEFRSCGPSMLQSAVLYHSGKTDEIDAAVKHLQDRWPNVPLAACGFSLGGNALLKWMAERAESCPLIAAVAVSVPFDLAACAARLDGETFFSRLYRKHFLRSLKLKAVHVATRFPTPFTAEAVRACRTFREFDELVTAPLFGFASAADYWARNSSAAYLSRVPVPTCLVSAKDDPFIPHTVIPMDAIEANPHLELRLYARGGHAGFLSGWPWRLRYHVEPTTLAFLDAHFQRRFQASFAS; translated from the coding sequence ATGAAAGCTCGGGTTCGGGAGCGCTCTTCGGGGTTCATGCCGGCGTTCGGTCTGCGTAACGCCCACGTGCAGACGATCTGGCCCTCGCTTCTGCGCCGTCCCCCTCGTCTGCAGCTCGAGCGGCTGGCCTTGCCCCGCCCCGATGGTGAGGGCGTCGTGGATCTCGTGAGCTTGCCCCTGCGGCCTGGCGCGCCCGGCGTGCTGCTGCTCCACGGGCTTGAAGGCTCGGCGCGCTCGCCTTACGTGCGAGGCTTGCTGGCGGCCGTGGAGGCCGCGGGGTGGAACGGCGCCGTGCTCGAGTTCCGTTCGTGCGGCCCTAGTATGTTGCAAAGCGCGGTGCTCTACCACTCGGGAAAAACCGACGAGATCGATGCGGCCGTGAAGCACCTGCAAGACCGATGGCCCAACGTGCCTCTCGCGGCCTGTGGTTTTTCGCTGGGGGGCAACGCCCTTCTCAAGTGGATGGCCGAGCGCGCCGAGTCCTGTCCCTTGATCGCCGCGGTGGCGGTCTCCGTGCCCTTCGACTTGGCAGCCTGTGCCGCGCGCCTCGACGGTGAGACGTTTTTTTCGCGTCTTTATCGCAAGCATTTTCTGAGGTCGCTCAAACTCAAGGCGGTTCATGTGGCCACACGGTTCCCCACGCCATTTACCGCGGAGGCCGTGCGGGCCTGCCGCACCTTTCGTGAGTTTGATGAGCTCGTCACTGCGCCTCTGTTCGGCTTCGCTTCGGCCGCCGACTATTGGGCCCGCAATAGCTCAGCCGCCTACTTGTCGCGTGTGCCCGTGCCCACGTGTCTCGTCAGCGCGAAGGACGATCCCTTCATTCCCCACACCGTCATACCCATGGACGCGATCGAGGCCAACCCGCACCTCGAGCTGCGTCTTTACGCGCGCGGAGGACATGCAGGCTTTCTTTCTGGGTGGCCCTGGCGCTTGCGCTACCACGTCGAGCCCACCACGCTTGCCTTCCTCGACGCGCATTTTCAGAGGCGCTTTCAGGCGTCGTTCGCGTCCTGA
- a CDS encoding tetratricopeptide repeat protein: MRAKLRTGLVVGLCFSSAGLHPAPVGAAEAAVETQPTAAGAPSDPERLFAQGKLHYELGEYEEAIVLFRRAYEETQDPGFLFNVAQAYRLFGKCRQALQVYSHFLRLAPGHPNAVAAASNVSALEAQCPGGTAAANPEAPVAATGAVPVEAPVAEAPLLSLAPQAPSVFAPPPAPAVPAPRQGPSESTTADVGASGHWHRVAVASTLTLGLFAAVGSVLVRERAARYGREADAIAIRREGTALVSVDGAPAPSDAELEQRQRRALTLENRADWSALLLSATSGALLSASLFMWAPWRSWSVQAGPRHAGLAVNF; encoded by the coding sequence ATGCGCGCCAAATTACGAACAGGCCTCGTCGTCGGGCTGTGCTTCAGTTCCGCCGGCCTGCACCCTGCGCCCGTAGGGGCGGCGGAAGCTGCCGTCGAGACGCAGCCCACGGCGGCAGGCGCTCCTTCGGATCCCGAACGGCTGTTCGCCCAGGGCAAGCTTCACTACGAGCTTGGTGAATACGAAGAAGCCATCGTGCTCTTCCGTCGTGCCTACGAAGAGACACAAGATCCCGGGTTTCTTTTCAACGTAGCGCAAGCGTACCGTTTGTTTGGCAAGTGTCGTCAGGCGCTCCAGGTGTATAGCCATTTCCTGCGCCTGGCTCCCGGCCACCCCAATGCAGTGGCGGCGGCCTCCAACGTGTCGGCGCTCGAGGCGCAGTGCCCGGGGGGCACAGCTGCTGCCAATCCCGAAGCGCCCGTGGCTGCCACCGGGGCGGTCCCCGTCGAGGCACCGGTCGCGGAAGCCCCCCTCCTCAGCCTTGCCCCGCAAGCCCCGTCCGTCTTCGCGCCGCCGCCGGCGCCCGCAGTGCCCGCCCCGCGTCAGGGGCCCTCGGAGTCCACCACGGCCGATGTCGGTGCGTCGGGGCATTGGCACCGCGTGGCCGTGGCGTCCACGTTGACGCTGGGCCTCTTCGCCGCGGTGGGCAGTGTGCTCGTGCGCGAGCGGGCCGCCCGCTATGGACGCGAAGCCGATGCGATCGCTATCCGCCGCGAGGGTACGGCTTTGGTCAGCGTCGATGGCGCGCCCGCCCCGAGCGACGCGGAGCTCGAGCAGCGCCAACGACGCGCGCTCACCCTGGAGAACCGTGCGGACTGGTCGGCGCTTCTGTTGAGCGCCACGTCGGGTGCGCTGCTGAGCGCAAGCCTCTTCATGTGGGCGCCCTGGCGCTCCTGGTCTGTGCAGGCGGGCCCTCGCCACGCCGGCTTGGCCGTGAACTTCTGA
- a CDS encoding protein kinase: protein MSTRAGQEFGYGLARPTSEGRPLLSNTTDACLSADDVLTLLSEAPGPAASGLAHIERCDRCRILVAESLRASPWGEDQTRSFDGAGMRDAGGLTTFRPGDLVAERFVTRRFLARGGMGEVYLVFDRLLEEEVALKTLPCSGLDDTDAVRLVKAEVQMARRITDRHVCRILDFGVHRMSSKTAAPGQETAVPFLTMSYLQGETLGHRVRARGGLTLEEFVKYGLEIALGLAAIHEAGVVHRDIKSDNVFLTRPQTGEPEIAVVMDLGLAGLMTERVSRPRVMGTRGYMSPQQLAGAGERDPRDDVFSMGKVLQEMALGHVRTLEPDEIEDGFVKRFGNSTAVRWAARVTATCQSPARADRYATARPAWSALTKVSAAVAGRGVPRLRALRPWLVSTGLGLAVCVAWLVSPGPVTQPPTARAPALSPLRVSPASGDASSRARPGQGAAWAWSSLEPAAPAPAREGSTPKTVELRRRSVKLLPAHAPASAPVPAAPATPLSRPTFEGDLAMPRATSAGTKERPHPNHLYNPTARTDGPH from the coding sequence ATGTCGACACGCGCAGGCCAGGAGTTCGGCTACGGTTTAGCACGACCGACCAGCGAGGGACGGCCCCTTCTGTCTAACACCACTGACGCTTGCCTTTCGGCCGACGACGTGCTGACGCTTCTCAGCGAAGCGCCCGGCCCTGCGGCCTCTGGGCTGGCACATATCGAACGCTGCGATCGTTGTCGGATCTTGGTGGCGGAGTCTCTGCGCGCTTCGCCTTGGGGGGAGGACCAGACCAGGTCGTTCGACGGGGCCGGGATGCGAGACGCCGGGGGCCTCACCACCTTTCGTCCCGGCGATCTGGTTGCCGAGCGCTTCGTGACCCGGCGTTTTCTCGCCCGGGGCGGTATGGGCGAGGTCTACCTGGTGTTCGACCGCCTCCTGGAAGAAGAGGTGGCTCTCAAGACTTTGCCCTGCTCGGGGCTGGACGACACGGACGCCGTGCGGCTCGTCAAGGCCGAGGTGCAGATGGCCCGGCGGATCACAGACCGTCACGTGTGCCGCATTCTCGATTTCGGTGTTCACCGGATGTCCTCGAAGACCGCCGCACCGGGGCAGGAAACGGCCGTCCCGTTCCTGACCATGTCATACCTGCAAGGCGAGACGTTGGGGCATCGCGTGCGCGCGCGGGGGGGCCTGACCCTGGAGGAGTTCGTCAAGTACGGCCTCGAGATCGCCTTGGGCCTCGCCGCCATCCACGAAGCCGGGGTGGTTCACCGGGACATCAAGAGTGACAACGTATTTCTGACGCGGCCACAAACGGGTGAGCCCGAGATCGCGGTCGTCATGGATCTCGGGCTTGCGGGCCTGATGACCGAGCGGGTGTCGAGGCCCCGGGTCATGGGCACGCGGGGCTACATGTCCCCGCAGCAACTGGCAGGCGCCGGCGAGCGAGATCCGCGCGACGACGTCTTTTCGATGGGCAAGGTTCTGCAAGAGATGGCGTTGGGACATGTGCGTACGCTCGAACCGGACGAGATCGAAGACGGGTTCGTCAAGCGGTTCGGAAACAGTACGGCTGTGCGGTGGGCCGCCCGCGTGACCGCGACTTGCCAGTCCCCCGCGCGGGCCGATCGCTACGCCACGGCGCGCCCGGCATGGTCTGCGCTGACCAAGGTGAGCGCGGCCGTGGCGGGCCGCGGAGTGCCGCGGCTGCGTGCGCTGCGCCCTTGGCTCGTGAGCACGGGGCTTGGGCTTGCGGTGTGCGTGGCGTGGCTCGTGAGCCCTGGCCCCGTGACTCAACCGCCTACCGCCCGCGCTCCCGCTCTTTCTCCTCTCAGGGTCTCGCCCGCCTCAGGAGATGCATCGTCGCGGGCTCGTCCGGGGCAGGGGGCGGCTTGGGCGTGGTCCTCGCTCGAGCCCGCAGCCCCCGCGCCGGCGCGGGAAGGGTCTACCCCAAAGACGGTCGAGCTGCGAAGGCGCTCCGTCAAACTTCTGCCTGCGCATGCGCCTGCGTCCGCACCCGTGCCCGCGGCCCCGGCCACGCCGCTGTCTCGCCCCACCTTCGAAGGCGATCTGGCAATGCCGCGCGCGACCAGCGCGGGCACGAAGGAGCGCCCCCATCCGAACCACCTCTACAACCCGACGGCGCGCACGGACGGGCCTCACTGA
- a CDS encoding aminotransferase class V-fold PLP-dependent enzyme, translated as MAVSPEPPSPSWPQVAQDFDLPQQCTWLNSCGIAPMPRPVLAAVKAHLDAYAHRGIFAMRSEPELERAIASRIEELLHAEAGSVAPIHHTTEGMTFVSLGLRLEAGARIALMANEYPSNVYPWQHWEGKGVELATVADGPTPDAVLDSARQTLTPNTRVLSVSAVHWCTGMPLPLEDLGALCAERDVLFVVDGAQGVGHVPIDVAAQGIGVLAFSAWKWLMGPLGLGGLYIRPDLVDRLAFPFKGTGSVVDDQVYLPYRDAIKAGTSRYVLSTPSFTDWAHFDASLTYLRQLGLEAVRARVQQLADHLAAGLKALGFTLARDAFAPARSAIVAARHSRIEAKRWVELLATRNIVTAERLGWLRMAPHVHLTEDDLDRVLQTLAAMTE; from the coding sequence ATGGCTGTTTCGCCCGAGCCCCCTTCGCCCTCCTGGCCGCAGGTGGCCCAAGACTTCGACCTTCCTCAGCAGTGCACGTGGCTCAACAGCTGCGGCATCGCCCCCATGCCGAGGCCGGTCCTGGCTGCCGTCAAGGCTCACCTGGACGCGTATGCCCACCGGGGGATCTTTGCCATGCGCAGCGAGCCCGAGCTCGAGCGCGCGATCGCGAGCCGCATCGAAGAGCTCCTCCACGCCGAAGCCGGCAGCGTGGCACCCATCCACCACACCACCGAAGGCATGACCTTCGTGAGCTTGGGTCTTCGGCTCGAGGCGGGCGCGCGCATCGCGCTCATGGCCAACGAATACCCCAGCAACGTTTACCCCTGGCAACACTGGGAGGGCAAAGGCGTCGAATTGGCTACGGTGGCCGATGGCCCCACGCCCGACGCCGTCCTGGACTCGGCACGCCAGACGCTCACGCCCAACACCCGGGTGCTGAGCGTTTCGGCCGTTCACTGGTGCACGGGCATGCCCCTGCCCCTCGAGGACCTGGGCGCGCTTTGTGCCGAACGCGATGTTTTGTTCGTGGTGGACGGCGCGCAAGGCGTGGGACACGTTCCCATCGACGTGGCCGCGCAGGGGATCGGCGTGCTTGCGTTTTCGGCCTGGAAATGGCTCATGGGGCCGCTCGGCCTTGGGGGCCTCTACATCAGGCCCGATCTCGTGGACCGCTTGGCCTTTCCCTTCAAAGGCACCGGGTCCGTGGTCGACGATCAGGTGTATCTGCCCTACCGCGACGCGATCAAGGCGGGCACGAGCCGTTACGTGCTGTCCACGCCCAGCTTCACGGATTGGGCTCACTTCGATGCCAGCTTGACGTATCTTCGCCAGCTGGGCCTCGAGGCGGTACGCGCACGCGTCCAGCAGCTCGCGGATCACTTGGCCGCAGGGCTCAAGGCCCTGGGCTTCACCCTCGCGCGGGACGCGTTCGCGCCGGCGCGCTCTGCCATCGTGGCCGCCCGCCACTCGAGGATCGAGGCCAAACGTTGGGTCGAGCTTTTGGCGACCCGGAACATCGTGACGGCCGAGCGTCTAGGATGGCTGCGCATGGCGCCCCACGTGCACCTGACGGAAGACGACCTCGACCGTGTGCTGCAGACCCTCGCCGCGATGACGGAGTAG
- a CDS encoding ChaN family lipoprotein, translating to MNRVWLWPLVVVWVGCAHEPRWPKAPRAAAPEAPPPTEATHRPYQLIDAPTGEALDDEAFAQRLRDARLIFVGEQHDDPAHHGFQHDVLARVHREDPSVGVAFEMLPYTLQEPLTAFAAGRLDEAAFTQAVDWEKTWGFPFGFYRPLLAFARTHGLPAYALNAPRTLSRKIYRGGLASLSPEEAKDLPDMEPGPGAHREFAREAYGGHGHRRFSDPAFERFYEAQLTWDETMAAKLAAHLQGEGAPTRIVVVAGEGHTRPFAIPDRALRRGGGPVLLLLAIERADLDDARAAQVADVLAVFEDTPPPTP from the coding sequence ATGAATCGGGTCTGGCTGTGGCCGCTCGTCGTGGTTTGGGTGGGCTGTGCGCACGAGCCCCGCTGGCCGAAGGCACCGCGGGCCGCTGCCCCCGAAGCCCCGCCACCGACCGAAGCCACCCACCGCCCATACCAGCTCATCGATGCGCCCACGGGTGAGGCGCTGGACGATGAAGCGTTCGCGCAGCGGCTGCGCGACGCGCGCCTGATTTTCGTGGGTGAGCAACACGACGACCCGGCTCACCATGGGTTTCAACACGACGTGCTGGCACGAGTACACCGGGAAGATCCCTCCGTGGGGGTGGCCTTCGAGATGCTGCCCTATACGCTGCAAGAGCCGCTCACCGCCTTTGCCGCGGGAAGGCTGGACGAAGCCGCCTTCACCCAGGCCGTGGACTGGGAAAAGACGTGGGGGTTCCCGTTCGGCTTTTACCGCCCGCTGTTGGCGTTCGCCCGGACCCACGGGCTACCGGCCTACGCGCTCAACGCCCCCCGCACGCTCAGCCGGAAGATTTACCGGGGTGGCCTCGCAAGCCTCTCGCCCGAAGAGGCAAAGGACCTGCCCGACATGGAGCCCGGCCCGGGCGCACACCGCGAGTTCGCGCGCGAAGCCTACGGCGGGCACGGGCACCGGCGTTTCAGTGATCCCGCCTTCGAGCGCTTCTACGAAGCCCAACTTACCTGGGACGAAACCATGGCAGCCAAGCTCGCGGCACACTTGCAAGGCGAGGGCGCACCGACCCGCATCGTGGTGGTCGCGGGCGAGGGTCACACACGGCCCTTCGCCATTCCCGATCGCGCGCTTCGACGCGGCGGCGGCCCCGTGCTCCTGCTGCTCGCGATCGAGCGCGCCGACCTCGACGACGCCCGCGCGGCGCAGGTGGCCGACGTGCTCGCCGTCTTCGAGGACACCCCACCCCCGACGCCATGA
- a CDS encoding 2-hydroxyacid dehydrogenase, giving the protein MRIAVFSSKPYDRHALEEANRRHGHGLTFFESRLTLATASLAQGFEAVCPFVNDDLSAPVLSQLAAGGVRLLSLRSAGFNHVDLKAAASLGLVVARVPAYSPYAVAEHAMGLVLTLNRKFHRAYARVREGNFALEGLLGSDLHGKTVGVIGTGKIGLVFCRIVAGFGCKILASDPQPCAELPALGGRYVPLEELLATADIVALHLPLTPSTHHLIDAAAIARMKPGVTLVNTSRGALVDTRAVIEGLKSGRIGALGLDVYEEEADLFFENLSDTVIQDDVFARLLTFPNVVITGHQAFFTQEALSAIAETTLDNATAFATGHGTLHEVVFEELQAVAPPR; this is encoded by the coding sequence ATGCGAATCGCCGTATTCAGCAGCAAGCCCTACGATCGCCACGCGCTCGAAGAGGCCAACCGGCGACACGGCCACGGGCTGACGTTCTTCGAGTCGCGTCTCACGCTGGCCACCGCATCTCTCGCGCAGGGCTTCGAGGCCGTGTGCCCCTTCGTGAACGATGATCTCTCGGCGCCGGTGCTGAGCCAGCTCGCCGCAGGCGGCGTGCGACTTCTTTCCTTGCGCTCGGCGGGGTTCAACCACGTGGATCTCAAGGCGGCGGCCTCTTTGGGGCTGGTGGTGGCGCGTGTGCCCGCGTATTCGCCTTATGCCGTCGCCGAGCACGCGATGGGCCTCGTGCTCACGCTCAACCGGAAGTTCCACCGGGCCTACGCGCGGGTACGCGAGGGCAACTTCGCCCTCGAGGGTTTGTTGGGCTCGGACCTTCACGGCAAAACCGTGGGCGTCATCGGCACGGGCAAGATTGGGCTCGTGTTCTGCCGCATCGTGGCCGGTTTCGGATGCAAAATCCTGGCTTCGGACCCGCAGCCCTGCGCCGAGCTACCTGCCCTCGGTGGCCGCTACGTCCCGCTCGAAGAGTTGTTGGCCACGGCGGACATCGTGGCGCTTCATCTGCCGCTCACACCCAGCACCCACCACCTGATCGATGCGGCGGCCATCGCGCGCATGAAACCCGGTGTGACGTTGGTGAACACCAGCCGCGGCGCGCTGGTCGACACCCGTGCGGTGATCGAAGGCCTCAAGAGCGGGCGCATCGGCGCGCTGGGCCTCGACGTCTACGAGGAAGAGGCCGATCTCTTCTTCGAGAACCTTTCCGATACGGTCATCCAGGACGATGTGTTCGCACGGTTGCTGACGTTCCCCAACGTGGTGATCACGGGACATCAAGCCTTTTTCACGCAAGAGGCCTTGTCGGCGATCGCCGAGACGACGCTGGACAACGCCACCGCGTTCGCGACGGGCCACGGCACGCTTCATGAGGTGGTGTTCGAGGAGTTACAGGCGGTGGCGCCGCCCAGGTGA
- a CDS encoding STAS domain-containing protein has translation MGIKLATRDAGTMVVSLEGVFDATNVGEAIPFLDRTFLLEGWAVVFDLHDLRHVDSQGLKALLRLNERFKDAVSCAVVMPGGQPRMLLDRLGLTERLQGPGAIPRTCESPYSAASPTIATRSKRPTGDTATG, from the coding sequence ATGGGAATCAAGCTCGCAACCAGGGACGCAGGCACGATGGTGGTCTCGCTCGAGGGCGTCTTCGACGCCACGAACGTGGGCGAAGCGATACCTTTTTTGGACCGCACCTTTCTGCTCGAGGGCTGGGCTGTCGTCTTCGACCTGCACGACTTGCGGCACGTCGACAGCCAGGGTCTCAAGGCGCTGCTTCGGCTGAACGAGCGCTTCAAGGACGCCGTCTCGTGTGCGGTGGTGATGCCAGGGGGCCAGCCGCGGATGTTGCTCGACCGCTTGGGGCTGACAGAGCGTTTGCAGGGGCCAGGCGCTATACCCAGGACATGCGAATCGCCGTATTCAGCAGCAAGCCCTACGATCGCCACGCGCTCGAAGAGGCCAACCGGCGACACGGCCACGGGCTGA
- a CDS encoding RidA family protein, with amino-acid sequence MSVVIQPKGWPRPKGYAHGVLASGRLLAVAGQIGGKPPKMEVPRGFAAQFEQALTNFLAVVHAAGGRPEDVISLTLYVTDQRQYHAARDAVGAAWQARFGTHYPAMALLEVKGLIDAEAVVEIQGLAVIPDAS; translated from the coding sequence ATGTCCGTGGTCATTCAGCCCAAGGGCTGGCCTCGCCCGAAGGGTTACGCGCATGGTGTCCTTGCTTCGGGACGCCTCTTGGCCGTTGCCGGTCAGATCGGGGGCAAGCCACCGAAAATGGAGGTCCCCCGGGGGTTCGCGGCCCAGTTCGAACAAGCGCTCACCAACTTTCTCGCCGTGGTGCACGCGGCGGGCGGCCGACCCGAGGACGTCATCTCCCTGACTCTTTACGTGACGGATCAACGGCAGTACCACGCCGCCCGGGATGCGGTGGGCGCGGCGTGGCAAGCGCGCTTTGGCACCCACTACCCCGCCATGGCTTTGCTCGAGGTCAAGGGTCTCATCGATGCGGAAGCGGTGGTAGAGATCCAAGGGCTCGCCGTCATTCCTGACGCGTCCTGA
- a CDS encoding zinc ribbon domain-containing protein: protein MPVYEYRCNACGHEFEEWQKMADEPIKTCPKCNKKKVERLISLSAFHLKGGGWYSDLYSSSKGDKKADSASSSSEGKTEAKSETKSDAKADSKPAAKAESKSKKAAAK from the coding sequence ATGCCCGTCTACGAGTATCGCTGTAACGCGTGTGGTCACGAATTCGAAGAGTGGCAGAAGATGGCGGACGAGCCGATCAAGACCTGTCCGAAGTGCAACAAAAAGAAGGTCGAGAGGCTCATCAGCTTGAGTGCGTTCCACCTCAAAGGAGGTGGGTGGTACTCGGACCTCTACAGTTCATCGAAGGGCGACAAAAAGGCCGACAGTGCCTCGTCGTCGTCCGAGGGAAAAACCGAAGCGAAGTCGGAAACGAAGTCCGACGCCAAGGCTGACTCCAAGCCCGCCGCCAAGGCGGAGTCCAAGTCCAAGAAGGCCGCCGCCAAATAA
- the groES gene encoding co-chaperone GroES, producing MKVRPLYDRILVKRIEEETKTAGGLYIPDTAKEKPQEALVVAVGNGKIQEDGSLRKLEVKAGDKVLFSKYSGNEIKIDGEEHLILKEDDVLAVLEK from the coding sequence ATGAAGGTACGTCCCCTCTACGACCGGATCCTGGTCAAGCGCATCGAAGAAGAAACCAAGACCGCCGGCGGTCTCTACATCCCCGACACCGCAAAGGAGAAGCCGCAGGAGGCTCTCGTGGTGGCCGTGGGCAACGGCAAGATCCAAGAGGACGGCTCCCTTCGCAAGCTGGAAGTGAAGGCAGGCGACAAGGTGTTGTTCTCGAAGTACTCGGGCAACGAGATCAAGATTGATGGCGAAGAGCACCTGATCCTCAAAGAGGACGATGTGCTGGCCGTTCTCGAAAAGTAA